Within the Dolichospermum compactum NIES-806 genome, the region CTTTGAGAAGTCGGGAATCTATCTCCTTATTTGAAAGGTAACTCTGCATTAATGGCATCCATTTCTTTTTGTTCTAGTTGATTGACTTCCCGCACCCAAGGCAGGATAATTTGCCCTAAACGGTGGTTATAAAAGCGATGCAGGCTGTAATTCGGGGTAGCAGGGAACCCCCGGCGTTTTTTATGTTTACCACCAGCGCCGGGATCAAAATTTTGGATACTATGAGCGATCGCCCATTCAATTGGTGCATAATAACAAGCATCAAAATGTAAGCAATCTATGTCTTGAAAACTCCCCCAATAACGTCCATATAGTTTGTCTTCTTTAAATAAACAAAAGGACATCCCCACTGGTTGACCTGGATCTTCTTGATTATAAGCCGCAAAAAATACCACCCGATGCCGATAATTATGTTGTAACTGTTGAAAAAACTGCTTTGTCAAATACTTGCTTCCCCACCAACCAAATTTATCACAGGTGTCAGCATAAAAGTCATACATTAACGGAAACATAGAGTTAGGAATTTCCTCACCGGTTAACGCTTGCAATCTTAAACCGGCCTTTTCTACAGCTTTACGTTCCCGTTTAATATTCCGTCTTTGATTAGCATTAAATCCAGTTAAATA harbors:
- a CDS encoding GNAT family N-acetyltransferase, translating into MIKEHKPHYSLVWTHTIADVPQAEWDALAMPLKTPFLEWDWLHNLEISQSVTANTGWLPNHLILWRDRTLIAAAPLYLKGHSQGEFVFDHQWAELASRLGIEYYPKLLGMTPFTPAEGYRFLITPGEDEEEITALMLHEIDSFCVKNRISGCHFLYVDPQWRPILESQGFTTWLHHSYIWENANFQTFDDYLTGFNANQRRNIKRERKAVEKAGLRLQALTGEEIPNSMFPLMYDFYADTCDKFGWWGSKYLTKQFFQQLQHNYRHRVVFFAAYNQEDPGQPVGMSFCLFKEDKLYGRYWGSFQDIDCLHFDACYYAPIEWAIAHSIQNFDPGAGGKHKKRRGFPATPNYSLHRFYNHRLGQIILPWVREVNQLEQKEMDAINAELPFK